In Desulfosediminicola ganghwensis, a single window of DNA contains:
- a CDS encoding HU family DNA-binding protein, which translates to MNKKELIESIAGAADISKAAAEKALNGTLAAIAESLRKGDKVTLVGFGTFSVSTREARQGRNPQTGKAIEIPAKKVAKFKAGSKLSEAIN; encoded by the coding sequence ATGAACAAGAAGGAACTTATTGAGAGCATCGCAGGCGCTGCAGATATCAGCAAAGCAGCTGCAGAGAAGGCCCTTAACGGTACTCTTGCTGCAATCGCAGAGAGCCTGAGAAAAGGCGACAAAGTCACCTTGGTAGGATTCGGTACTTTCTCTGTATCAACTCGCGAAGCTCGTCAGGGAAGAAATCCTCAGACTGGTAAAGCAATCGAAATACCAGCAAAGAAAGTTGCCAAGTTCAAAGCTGGCAGCAAGCTGTCCGAAGCTATCAACTAA
- the cbiE gene encoding precorrin-6y C5,15-methyltransferase (decarboxylating) subunit CbiE, giving the protein MKQQGKIHIVGIDLENAAGEIVIPQSALGNCAAIIGTDRFLKALPSGNSLIDNCERIAITPLQNALTVACDKQQNGKDAVVLASGDPLLYGIARKLIQLVGIENTTVYPAVSSIQLAFSRFGIPWDDAKFISLHGRTEINYLGKILSSDKSAILTDGSHRAEIIASNICSFLGADQTRFTLHVAENIGLEDERIFSGSPEEVRRESFGSLSVVIVVKNDCNTKNSHTIENNCPYSFGLREQDIEHSRGLITKHEVRAAALHLLQIPDNSIFWDVGAGSGSVGLEAARMHTDTLVYSIEKNQEQHQNILTNREKFGLTNLQLIKGSAPVSLQGLPKPDRIFIGGSGGNLSDIITFCNEALTGQGLMVVTAVLDKTREMAPEIMHKCGLKVDMHTISVTRSSYPERVENSLNPITIIVGRKQARKE; this is encoded by the coding sequence TTGAAGCAACAGGGAAAAATACACATTGTCGGCATAGATCTTGAGAACGCTGCAGGGGAAATTGTTATACCGCAGAGCGCGTTGGGAAATTGTGCTGCCATCATAGGAACTGATCGTTTCCTGAAAGCTCTTCCCTCAGGAAACAGTTTGATTGATAATTGCGAGCGTATTGCAATAACTCCGCTTCAAAATGCCCTCACGGTTGCCTGCGATAAACAGCAAAACGGAAAAGATGCGGTGGTGTTGGCCTCAGGAGATCCACTCTTATACGGTATAGCCAGGAAATTGATTCAGTTGGTTGGCATCGAGAACACAACAGTCTACCCAGCGGTCTCTTCTATCCAGCTTGCTTTCTCTCGTTTTGGTATTCCATGGGATGATGCAAAATTTATAAGTCTTCATGGCAGAACGGAAATCAATTATCTTGGTAAAATTCTCAGCTCAGACAAATCTGCCATTCTTACTGATGGATCTCATCGGGCCGAAATCATCGCCTCAAATATCTGTTCTTTTTTGGGTGCTGACCAGACACGTTTCACATTGCATGTAGCTGAAAATATAGGTCTTGAGGATGAAAGGATTTTTTCAGGCTCACCAGAAGAAGTACGTAGGGAATCTTTTGGCAGTCTCTCCGTGGTGATTGTGGTGAAGAACGACTGCAATACCAAAAATAGCCATACCATTGAGAATAATTGCCCCTATTCATTCGGGCTGAGAGAACAGGATATTGAACACTCCAGGGGATTGATAACGAAGCATGAGGTCAGGGCCGCAGCCTTACATCTTTTGCAAATCCCAGATAACTCGATATTTTGGGATGTGGGTGCCGGTTCCGGATCGGTCGGTTTGGAAGCTGCCAGAATGCATACGGATACACTCGTCTATTCCATCGAAAAGAATCAGGAACAGCACCAGAATATCCTGACGAACAGAGAGAAATTCGGACTGACAAACCTTCAGCTTATCAAAGGGTCGGCACCAGTGAGCCTGCAAGGGCTGCCAAAACCAGATCGCATTTTTATTGGTGGCAGTGGTGGTAACCTTTCTGATATCATAACTTTTTGCAACGAAGCCTTAACCGGGCAAGGCCTGATGGTCGTTACAGCAGTGCTGGATAAAACGCGGGAAATGGCCCCGGAGATCATGCATAAATGTGGGTTGAAAGTTGATATGCACACCATCTCCGTGACACGTTCCAGTTACCCGGAAAGGGTAGAAAATTCACTCAACCCGATTACCATAATAGTTGGTAGAAAGCAGGCAAGAAAGGAATAA
- the cbiD gene encoding cobalt-precorrin-5B (C(1))-methyltransferase CbiD, with translation MKKKLRSGFTTGACAAAAAKGATLLLLKSGFSCQEVDIPFPEGERFRFALEQCELEDGGNDQPMKARASVIKDAGDDPDVTNGALIAATVSYSPDTSEKITLIGGEGVGTVTKPGLAVSPGLPAINPVPRQMINQAVLEGISESGVDDTLSLIVEISIPAGRELAKKTLNERLGIVDGLSILGTTGIVKPVSAKAWTDTISTSMDVAEANGVVEIVLSTGRTSEKALEKTGRFTPEALIMMGDYLEYALLAAAKHSFKRLHMAGMWAKILKAALRIPQTHVRFGALEIQNAIDCIAHLQPDRDFSYLDNSNTAREIYERLIQKGDQQVVHLVCHLARKYHEDVSGLPVTVYLVHHTGEIITIAE, from the coding sequence ATGAAAAAAAAACTGCGTTCAGGATTTACCACAGGTGCATGTGCTGCAGCTGCAGCTAAGGGTGCTACACTTCTCCTATTGAAAAGTGGGTTTAGTTGCCAGGAAGTAGATATTCCTTTCCCTGAAGGCGAAAGATTCAGGTTTGCACTCGAGCAGTGCGAACTGGAAGATGGCGGGAATGACCAGCCCATGAAAGCCCGCGCGTCAGTTATCAAAGACGCCGGTGATGATCCCGATGTTACCAACGGTGCCCTGATTGCAGCCACTGTAAGCTATTCGCCAGACACGAGTGAAAAAATCACCTTAATTGGCGGAGAAGGTGTTGGAACAGTAACGAAGCCTGGTCTTGCCGTCAGTCCTGGTTTGCCCGCTATAAACCCCGTCCCCCGACAGATGATAAACCAGGCTGTCCTTGAGGGAATCTCTGAGAGTGGGGTAGATGACACTCTCAGCCTTATTGTCGAAATATCTATTCCTGCAGGCAGGGAACTTGCCAAGAAAACGCTGAATGAGCGACTCGGCATTGTAGATGGACTCTCGATACTTGGCACAACCGGTATTGTAAAACCTGTTTCTGCCAAAGCCTGGACCGATACCATAAGCACTTCAATGGATGTAGCTGAAGCAAACGGGGTGGTTGAGATTGTTCTGTCGACAGGTAGAACCTCTGAAAAAGCACTGGAAAAAACAGGTCGATTTACGCCCGAAGCCCTAATCATGATGGGCGATTATCTTGAATATGCCTTGCTCGCGGCTGCAAAACACTCTTTTAAAAGACTGCACATGGCTGGAATGTGGGCAAAGATTTTAAAAGCGGCTCTACGAATTCCCCAAACTCACGTCCGTTTTGGCGCTCTTGAGATACAAAATGCTATAGATTGTATAGCACACCTACAGCCTGATCGTGATTTTTCATATCTCGATAATTCCAATACAGCCAGAGAAATATATGAGCGATTGATTCAGAAAGGGGATCAGCAGGTGGTACATCTGGTCTGCCATTTAGCCAGAAAATATCATGAGGATGTCTCAGGTCTGCCGGTAACTGTTTATCTCGTTCATCATACCGGTGAGATTATAACCATTGCGGAGTAG